The following are from one region of the Veillonella nakazawae genome:
- a CDS encoding valine--tRNA ligase: MKTYENLTTYNPGEIEGKWYSYWENQGYFHEEVDTNKEPFSIVLPPPNVTGMLHMGHALDNTLQDILIRFKRMQGYNVLWMPGTDHAGIATQIKVEEMLAKEEGKSRYDLGREKFVERVWEWKKEYGDTIVKQIRSLGASCDWSRERFTLDEGYYHAVREVFVKLYEKGLIYRGERIINWCPRCATALSDVEVEHEDEHGHLWHIKYPVKGEDNRFVVVATTRPETMFGDVAVAVNPDDDRYKDLIGKTLILPFVNREIPVIADDYVDASFGTGCVKITPAHDPNDFEMGQRHNLESIVVMNNDATMNEGAGKFNGMTREEARKQVVAELKELGLLEKIDDHDHAVGHCSRCNTIIEPMVSKQWFVDMKPLAEPALKVVKDHEVEFVPERFTKTYVNWLENIRDWTISRQLWWGHRIPAWYCDDCGETIVSRDDITECPHCHGHVTQDPDVLDTWFSSGLWPFATMGWPEQTPELKQWYPTSVLVTGYDIIFFWVARMIFMALEFEHEIPFKHVFIHGLVRDSQGRKMSKSLGNGINPLEVIDQYGADALRFTLVTGNTPGNDMRFYMERVEANRNFANKIWNASKFVLMNLTNYDESFIPTADDLTLADQWIVQKYNETVQSVTSNLDKFELGEAASSVYDFIWNTYCDWYIELAKPRLYNDGNERDRRTVQYLLVTILRHMLELLHPFMPFVTEHIWQHLPHEGDSIVVAKWPEALKFDNLESAARQMEVMMDAIKGIRNMRAEMNVPLGKKAEVIVAPTDEALAQTVADHSDYFVTLAWAEKVTILGADDSKPENATVTVVNGMEVYLLLKDLIDGEKERERIAKEKIQMEKEISRLEGKLSNQGFLAKAPEAVVAKEKEKLEEYKQKQQALLEREAFLETL, translated from the coding sequence ATGAAAACCTACGAAAATTTAACCACTTATAACCCCGGTGAAATAGAAGGGAAATGGTATTCATATTGGGAAAACCAAGGATACTTTCACGAAGAAGTAGACACTAATAAAGAACCATTTAGTATCGTGTTGCCGCCTCCTAATGTAACTGGTATGTTGCATATGGGCCATGCTTTAGATAATACATTGCAAGATATCCTCATCCGTTTCAAACGCATGCAAGGTTACAATGTGTTGTGGATGCCTGGTACTGACCATGCTGGTATTGCTACACAAATCAAAGTAGAAGAGATGCTCGCTAAAGAAGAGGGAAAATCTCGCTATGATTTAGGTCGTGAGAAATTCGTAGAACGCGTATGGGAATGGAAAAAAGAATACGGCGATACTATTGTAAAACAAATTCGTAGCTTAGGCGCATCTTGTGACTGGTCTCGCGAACGCTTTACATTAGATGAAGGGTACTATCATGCAGTGCGTGAAGTGTTCGTAAAACTTTATGAAAAAGGCTTAATCTATCGCGGTGAACGCATCATCAACTGGTGCCCTCGTTGTGCTACCGCTTTATCTGATGTTGAAGTTGAACATGAAGACGAACATGGCCACTTATGGCATATTAAATATCCTGTAAAAGGTGAGGATAATCGATTCGTAGTTGTTGCTACAACACGTCCAGAAACAATGTTCGGTGACGTAGCAGTAGCAGTAAATCCTGATGATGATCGTTATAAAGACCTCATCGGCAAAACATTGATTTTACCATTTGTTAATCGCGAAATTCCTGTAATTGCCGATGATTATGTAGATGCTAGCTTCGGTACAGGCTGTGTAAAAATTACACCTGCTCATGATCCTAATGACTTTGAAATGGGCCAACGTCATAATTTGGAATCCATCGTTGTTATGAACAATGATGCGACAATGAATGAAGGTGCTGGCAAATTCAATGGCATGACTCGTGAAGAAGCTCGTAAACAAGTAGTAGCAGAGCTCAAAGAACTAGGCTTACTTGAAAAAATCGATGATCATGACCATGCGGTAGGTCATTGCTCTCGTTGTAACACAATTATTGAGCCAATGGTATCTAAACAATGGTTTGTAGATATGAAACCATTGGCAGAACCAGCTCTTAAAGTTGTTAAAGATCACGAAGTAGAGTTCGTTCCTGAACGTTTTACAAAAACATATGTAAACTGGCTTGAAAATATTCGGGACTGGACAATTTCTCGTCAATTATGGTGGGGTCATCGTATTCCTGCATGGTACTGCGATGATTGCGGTGAAACAATCGTTAGTCGTGACGATATTACTGAATGTCCTCATTGCCACGGTCATGTTACACAAGATCCAGACGTTTTAGATACATGGTTCAGCTCTGGCTTGTGGCCATTTGCTACCATGGGGTGGCCTGAACAAACTCCTGAGCTTAAACAATGGTACCCAACAAGTGTTCTTGTAACTGGTTACGATATCATCTTCTTCTGGGTAGCTCGTATGATCTTCATGGCTCTTGAGTTCGAACATGAAATTCCATTCAAACATGTATTTATTCATGGTCTAGTTCGCGACAGTCAAGGCCGTAAAATGAGTAAATCCTTGGGCAATGGTATTAATCCTCTTGAAGTTATCGACCAATATGGTGCAGATGCATTGCGCTTTACTCTTGTTACTGGTAACACACCAGGTAATGATATGCGCTTCTATATGGAACGTGTTGAGGCTAATCGTAACTTTGCCAATAAGATTTGGAATGCATCTAAATTTGTATTGATGAATCTTACAAATTATGATGAAAGCTTCATTCCAACTGCAGATGATTTGACATTAGCAGATCAATGGATTGTTCAAAAATATAACGAAACAGTACAAAGTGTAACGTCTAATCTCGACAAATTCGAGTTGGGTGAAGCTGCAAGTTCCGTATATGATTTCATTTGGAACACATACTGTGACTGGTATATTGAGCTAGCTAAACCTCGTTTATATAACGATGGTAATGAACGTGATCGTCGTACTGTTCAATATTTACTCGTAACAATCTTGCGTCATATGCTTGAATTATTACATCCATTTATGCCGTTCGTAACAGAACATATTTGGCAACATTTACCTCATGAAGGGGATAGCATCGTTGTTGCAAAATGGCCTGAAGCATTAAAATTTGATAATCTTGAAAGTGCAGCTCGTCAAATGGAAGTTATGATGGATGCCATCAAAGGTATTCGTAACATGCGTGCTGAAATGAATGTGCCTTTAGGTAAAAAAGCTGAGGTTATCGTAGCACCAACAGATGAAGCATTAGCTCAAACTGTAGCAGATCATAGCGATTACTTCGTTACATTAGCTTGGGCTGAGAAGGTAACAATTCTTGGTGCCGATGATTCAAAACCAGAAAATGCGACTGTAACAGTTGTAAATGGTATGGAAGTATATCTCTTACTTAAAGACTTGATCGACGGTGAAAAAGAAAGAGAGCGTATTGCAAAGGAAAAAATCCAAATGGAAAAAGAAATTTCCCGTTTGGAAGGCAAATTGTCTAACCAAGGCTTCCTCGCAAAAGCTCCAGAAGCTGTAGTAGCAAAAGAAAAAGAAAAGTTAGAAGAATATAAACAAAAACAACAAGCGTTATTGGAACGTGAAGCGTTCCTTGAAACCTTATAA